ctagccctgaacTAGACCCCTTGGAACTAGCCTAGTCCATACGACCCATTTCATCCCCATCGACACCGAAACCTAGGTCGACACCTAAAGGCCCCAAGTCGACACCAAGCCCACCGACCCATTCCATTTGACTGTCGGGCAGAACCTTTCTACTGTCTAATTTACTTCGATATTCAGACAATGAAATTCGACAGTTGAGCACTATCCatcgatgttgagtgttgttcATCGATATCCACTCAATATCGACTTCACTCCATTTTGAAGTCAACTCGGGCAATTTCAGTATCGAATCTATGCAAATCCGAGAAGCCAAAACTTACCATTTTTTAATCTGATCACGATTCCTTTCGTGTCCTAGCTCGAATTTGGAAACTtagatctcaatcttggctcccttaggccccaagaaacattCCCTAAGGCAACTAAACACTTTCCCACACCCCAGTGGCCATTACCTTGACTGCACACCCACCGTCAATGCAAGAACTCCCTAGATGATCCAGATCACACTTAGCATCcttacacgaatttgggagtgcacacacccctctacttTTATAAATATACcccctctcacattgaggagggtCCCTAGTCCAATTACCCATTGTTTGGAGCTTGTTTGCCCCAATCTTAACCCCCTATTCAAGAGCTTTGAGTTTTTGGCCTTTGGCCCTTCACTTGGCCTTAGTCTATTGCCTCCCCCACCTCTTGAGTGATACTAAACCTACTTGAAACTTCAAGATTAAGGCTAGAGACATCATTCCGCTGTTCTCGCATCTTGGACAATGAAGTGTTGCAAAGAGACTATAGAAGCCACCACAAGCTGCGATACTTACTCAACATACAAATCTCCtgagttacaaaagggaaacctccacacatCCGTTTTGGTCATCTTCAAACTAGGTAGGCTTTCATTCATTTTTGTAAGCTTTGTTTCATATACGTGGTTTCCCctttctatttcattttgcATCTCTGGAAGAAGgagatcccatctctctagatggtgatcacacacactagtttttctttttcctttttttggtttttttatgttatatCTCACTTGTGTGCATGCATCTCTCCATGATCCTCATCCCCCGTAGTATAGGACTCCCTCATGATAGCATTCATAATACCGACGTACTAGTATCTTTTTGCACATACATTCTGATACCTTCATCACATCATCATGTTTAGCTTAGTGTTTGTCATGCTTAGGTTTATCTAGGATTCGAGTCCCGATTATTTTACATTCCTGTATACTAACTCTAACCATGCAGCCAAGCGTCCAGGTATACTTCCTCATTTTCCTCGCATTTTATTCACTTTACTTGTTCCTCGCTTTCtccccaaaagcatgttataaccCAACCTTgtctagcaatagaaagaccgtCAATTTTGAGCAGactagggtgcctaataccttacCCAAACTGTAACTTGACTCATACCCAGACTAATGGACCAATCAATCCCAAATGGGCACAACATGAGAGTCATtatatttaaattttggatCCTAGACACTCCTCTAAGTAGCGACTCCAACGTTCACATTCGCCCCTCTCGCCTCTACCCCCACCGAGGCGACGAGGTGGAGTCCATGTGGCAATTCCCTGCCATGCCATATTGCCCTCACAGTATCAACACCTTGAAACAAGAATCAAGACATTGTACTTATTGCTTGGAGCAACCAACAAGAAAGTTAAGAAGCTTTAGAGTTTTCCCAAATCAAGGTGTAAACCTTTGAAGCTTATTGTAAATGGACGGTTAAGATATCGTAGGAGCTCTTAGGGTTTAGCTTTGTGTTTGCTTATAAAAGGCCTACCTATCTTGTTTGTAAGAGACTAGAGATTTGTGAATAAAAGTTTCTATAGCATTTCCCTTGAACCAAGATGTATTCTTGAACCTTGAAGAGTTTATCCCCTAGAAAAGCCTAGAagagtttttccatcaacctaGAAGAGTTGACGTTTTCCTCATTGCATCCTTGAAGAGATTGCAATCCCTTAATGTTATTACACATCCTTGAAGAGAAATGTTTTAGCccatatttatcttttttttttttattttgttcttcattttattattttgtccACATTTACATACTTTGTGTTTGGGCAATTCACTCTCCCGGTCTCACACATCCTCTGCCTACATTACCTAGAGAAATGAAATCTAGGTCTACAAAGAGCATCCCAAGAAATCACATATATAATACAAGTATACATCTAGCGTAGAAGAAGAATTATATACACAAGTTCCATCGGACTATGATAATAGAAGTCTTCGTATTTTAAAGTCACTGTGGGTGCTTTGTTTCATTGTATTCTCCCCGTTAAGAAATTCTTTGTACCATTTTGCAGATAATTTTTCTATTCTATCCAATGTATTGTACTGCACATAATGAAGCCCATATCGCAAAGAATATCCACTGTTCCATTCGAAATTGTCAAATAGAGACCATATGAAGTAGCCTCTCACATCAGCTCCATTTCTGTAAATATGAAAGTACTACTGTCTGTGAGCATTAGGGAGAAAAAATACTCACGCaataaatcatatatatataaaatgaaaACACAAGTGCCAATTCTTAATCTGTTTTGCTAGctgataattataaaaaaaaaaaaaaaaaaaaaaaaatctcctcgGAGACGTCCGATtaactttataaaaaaaaattatatgttcGTGTGAATACTAATAACATACCTCATAGCTATAGTTAGGGAAGCCAAATAGCTACTTAGATATTCTACTCTTTTTGTGTCATTGAGTAAGTCTTCGACAGGAGCATTCGGATAGCTTGCATCAGGATAACCTACAAACAAAGTATATTATTAGGTTACAAGTATATGTGCAAAAATGCATATAGTTAGaaattattggaaaaaaaacaaaaatacataGTTGGACTGATTTTATGATTTAAATTGCTTTACAATGTAAGTTGTCTACTGTTAGGCATAAAAGTTAGGGACAATGTTTTATGTCCACAAGCATATCCTACACTACCAAACCCTATgtctctcctccccttccctGAAATGACATCTCTGTCCCCTATAATGATTCCTTTTTTCGGGGGGCAGTGATTGGAATTTCTTCGTGGCGTAGGCTACGCTAGCTCCTAGACAGGAAACACTCTCCCTACAAGTTAATATATCACTCATGGTTGGAATCTTCAATAGGTCCCACATTCTTACATAACTGTGTCCCATTATAACCATGACATCCTTGCCATGCTTGATAACATGCTCATTTGATACACATGTCTTAGGACAATTTCCTAGAACTTTTTTCTACTATGCACAGACTAAAAAATCTTACTTGATTTTGCACACCTACATTGTGCAACGTGAAAGGGTTATGTGGCAATTCTAGCCATTGGATATCTATCTAGAAGATGTTTTAGATTTTCCAAGGATCAAATTTCATACTCAAATTCAAACCATATACATCCCAATTTATGTTCATGAACCCTTGTATTTTTCAGTGTCCATTACTGGCATGCACCATTTCCATAGTGTTGGATTTTTCGAAGTtgtattttgccacttggccaacTCTGTTTGGCTAAAACTAGATATGTGAGTAGGACATTAGGTCTTTCTTTCCACAAAATTTCCTTTGCATCTGATCTGCCACATGCCAAGAACTTTGTGCAAACCAGAGATATAATTCTCTATATATTCTGCATAGAGcagcaatccaaaaaaaaatgcattaagTTTATATATCATACCATTTTCAGTGATAATCATCGGAGTGTTGTTATATCTTTCTTTGAAGTACATGACAATCTTCTCCATACCGTAAggaaccacataaatctcttTCATTGCCGTCTAGAAAAGGGAAAATGCATTAAGGTTGATTAGTGAACTTATCAAAATGACAAATAGAGATTATAGACACTTTTATTGGGATTGACAGTTTCTTAGTAAAAAAGGTACCACAAAAATACTTGCAGTCAAATGGACGTGCACTAAAGGTAGATAATAAATTTGGGCCTAATTTTTTAAGATACTTTGATCTATTATGATTGGTCAAATTATAAACCtagtaccccaaaaaaaaaatcatacccAAAACCCTATATTGTTCTTGCTCCTCTCCCCATCCCTCGCCCCCACCAATGAAAAAGGAAAGGTCCAAGTGTTGCCATTCAAAGCTTGATTAACCTAGAGAAGTTAAATTGTTATGACTATTATATTTTTCTAGTTATTTTCCAGTTAGTTACAATTTACTTTGTTTGAACTAAGTACATCTACTACTTATCTTCACTTACCGGATCTCCTATAGGACGACCGTCTCTTTCCCCTGTAGGATTCACAAATGCATCCTCTTGTGAAGGCTTAGAGTTGCATTGAGAGAACAAGCAATCTTGTGCATAGAGAGTTGTATAATGATTAATTCCAATGAAGTCTAATTTGTTCTTtaacttctccttctcttgtaaTGAGAATGTTGGTAACAGTGGACCCAAAATTTCACGCATTTCAATAGGATAATCGCCATACATTATGGGATCCAAAATCCTGCAAACatacatcatataaataattcataagaaaaataattgaTGATAGCACACATAGATTTAGggataaaaacaaaacaacttaAGGCTCCAACTCTAAGGGTGTTTATCTGATCTCGAACTAGAAGTCTTTGAAAGTTGATTGGGATATTAGGAACATAGTTTTTGTATATACAAGTAGGTTATATTGTACCTTGATTACTTATCCAATTTGAACTTAATGGAGATGCCTATTATAGTATAAAGCTTTAAAGTTTCATTATATTTTGGAAAACAAGTGGATGACTAAAAGTAAAAGGGAAAGATGTAAATATACGGGGAGGTAAATGATTGAGTTTTTTTTGCTGAAAACTGACAAGTGACTAATCTAGCCCATGCCCTCCTATTCAATGATTGGATATGTTAAATCATCCTACCATGTGGTACATTATGTGGTCAGTGCATAGAAGCTTCTATGGGAGGACTGACCCCAACAAACTTTACCTATATTATACTAAGTTTTTATTAAATCCTAATAGAAATTAATACGATATTTagagtggcggtggtggtgtaGATCTATATAAACCCCTTAATTGTCAGGCTTTGTAAACAATGTCTTCTATTGTGTTTTGAACTGGGGAAAAAAAGTGACGGTGAGGGCATGAGTagtcttcttctcccccccccctttttggaGAAGGGAAGTTTCTCTAGCGGGATTCATAATTGTTAAGGTGGAAAGGTTACCCAAGGCgatggaggggtgcctaagcgcttaggcgataAAGCGcttgcctaggcgaccaaggcgcccaagtgttattttttatttctcctcttttctaacattatttagtatgttacaatatataattttttttttttatttcccctcttttctaacattatttagtatgttacaatataTACTTTATATCATAAAAGATCAACATTAAACCACATGAAGTcattaaaaatcaacattaagctacatcaagtcatcaaaaataaacattaagtcacatcaagtcattgaaaatcaatattgagccacatcaaatcatcaaaaatcaacatggaACTAGAAGACAGTAGAACTGAAGAAGTAAGCTATCAGAAGTTTGAAATAATCAAAACATACAATTGGTTTATGTTGTTCTTGGAATTAGTCACTGtcatggtatacctagtctcacatttggtttagcATATTCTTAGAAAATACAATCTTATCTATAAGCAATTAAACTTctctcaatttagagaaatgCTCTTGTTCTTTAAGatgtttgactggtcaaatgattttatttttacataagactttttgtattaggtagaacacaaagtcaactttccaacaaatccaagattgcttaaatttgatttatattgaaggagttattcTCCTGTCAAATCTTATTTGGTGAAGGCTATCAAAATCGTTttgaataaaatatatttttaaatattaaaataaatgaattttttattattttttttgtttttagcaa
The nucleotide sequence above comes from Telopea speciosissima isolate NSW1024214 ecotype Mountain lineage chromosome 3, Tspe_v1, whole genome shotgun sequence. Encoded proteins:
- the LOC122655246 gene encoding beta-glucosidase 18-like, translated to MHSLGVNAYRFSISWSRILPKGRFGEVNPVGIEFYNNLINALLLHGIQPFVTLHHVDFPQELEDQYGSWLSPEMQQDFWYFAEVCFKAFGDRVKYWVTMNEPNLMTKLGYMVGEVPPNHCTKPSNNGCQHGNPAHEPYVAAHNMILSHATAVDIYRRKYQLKQGGMIGIVLHALWYEPLRDTVTDRLAAKRAVAFFNAWILDPIMYGDYPIEMREILGPLLPTFSLQEKEKLKNKLDFIGINHYTTLYAQDCLFSQCNSKPSQEDAFVNPTGERDGRPIGDPTAMKEIYVVPYGMEKIVMYFKERYNNTPMIITENGYPDASYPNAPVEDLLNDTKRVEYLSSYLASLTIAMRNGADVRGYFIWSLFDNFEWNSGYSLRYGLHYVQYNTLDRIEKLSAKWYKEFLNGENTMKQSTHSDFKIRRLLLS